One Thermoleophilia bacterium DNA window includes the following coding sequences:
- a CDS encoding NAD(+)/NADH kinase, with product MRAERVLILTHGAAEVTEGVMPTLLSIIDTEGVQAVATAEEVAKHPVLARHPVIGVDDLRPGGVDLVMVLGGDGSMLRALSRAAATGAPVIGINYGRVGFLATIEQSDLESGVRRAIAGNYVTLGLPSLRADWSDGTIQAVNDLAFLRGGESRLADLSYSVSGEPVATVRCDGLICSTPVGSTAYNLAAGGPTVSWKVKCFVVSFIAAHHLDTRPLVIAPEETMVVTNSAIVGDCDLLADGVRIAQLPPGRSITVSLSGNQVHLAIFPESSFFRRYREKFGRS from the coding sequence GTGCGCGCCGAGCGCGTGCTCATCCTCACCCATGGCGCGGCGGAGGTGACGGAGGGAGTCATGCCCACGCTGCTCTCGATCATCGACACGGAGGGAGTGCAGGCGGTCGCTACCGCCGAGGAGGTGGCCAAGCACCCGGTGCTCGCGCGCCACCCCGTCATCGGGGTGGACGATCTGCGACCCGGCGGGGTCGACCTCGTGATGGTGCTGGGTGGTGACGGGAGCATGTTGCGCGCTCTCTCGCGCGCCGCCGCCACGGGTGCACCCGTGATCGGCATCAACTACGGACGGGTCGGATTCCTCGCCACCATTGAGCAGTCTGATCTCGAAAGCGGCGTCCGACGCGCCATCGCCGGCAACTACGTGACGCTCGGGCTCCCGTCGCTTCGCGCCGACTGGAGCGACGGAACGATCCAAGCCGTCAACGACCTCGCGTTCCTGCGTGGGGGTGAATCGCGTCTCGCCGACCTCTCATACTCGGTGTCGGGCGAGCCGGTGGCCACCGTCCGCTGTGACGGGCTTATCTGCTCGACACCGGTCGGGTCCACCGCGTACAACCTCGCCGCGGGCGGTCCGACCGTCAGCTGGAAGGTCAAGTGCTTCGTGGTGTCGTTTATCGCGGCGCATCACTTGGACACCCGTCCGCTGGTCATCGCGCCCGAGGAGACGATGGTGGTCACCAACTCGGCCATCGTGGGCGACTGCGACCTGTTGGCCGATGGCGTGCGTATCGCCCAACTCCCGCCCGGTCGCTCTATCACCGTGAGCCTCAGCGGGAACCAAGTGCACCTCGCGATCTTCCCCGAGTCGTCGTTCTTCCGGAGGTATCGGGAGAAGTTCGGGCGCTCGTGA
- a CDS encoding CTP synthase, producing the protein MLTSRTVSVVGEAGRVNEHGERYVFVTGGVVSGLGKGITAASLGTLLKARGYKVSLQKCDPYLNVDPGTMSPFQHGEVFVTEDGAETDLDLGHYERFTDEALTRTSNITTGVVYDAVIRRERRGDFLGATVQVIPHITNEIKDRIRQAATSSNADVVIVEIGGTVGDIESLPFLEAIRQMRNEHGRDKVAFVHVTLVPYLGVAGELKTKTTQHSVNELRRIGIEPDVLVLRSDRPLGSDLREKIALYGGIPTQAVISAEDASDIYMVPLAMEAEGLDRVVCERLGLPVHDADLTDWRALVERLHSTTGTVRIALVGKYVQLHDAYLSVAEALKHGGLANGVDVEIDWVDADAIDLAERVRAADGVLVPGGFGGRGVEGKIEATRIAREECIPFFGICLGMQIAIIEFARNVAGMYGANSTEFDLETPYPVIDLLPEQRQIEERGGTMRLGADPVALVVGTRLRRLYGDVDIIQERHRHRYEVNPVLRSVLEGRGLVTCGSSPDGRLVECIELPDHPFFVASQYHPEFKSRPTRPHPLFQAFVEAAAVRMGAGDGSGSDQVATTTA; encoded by the coding sequence ATGCTGACCTCCCGTACGGTGAGCGTGGTCGGGGAGGCCGGTCGGGTGAATGAGCATGGTGAGCGTTACGTCTTCGTGACGGGCGGTGTGGTGTCCGGCCTTGGCAAGGGCATCACGGCGGCATCCCTCGGCACCCTCCTGAAGGCCCGGGGGTACAAGGTGTCGCTGCAGAAGTGCGATCCGTACCTGAACGTGGATCCCGGCACCATGAGTCCGTTCCAGCACGGCGAGGTGTTCGTGACCGAGGACGGTGCCGAGACCGACCTCGATCTGGGTCACTACGAGCGCTTCACCGACGAGGCGCTCACACGCACGTCCAACATCACGACGGGTGTCGTGTACGACGCGGTCATCCGCCGGGAGCGCCGAGGAGACTTCCTCGGCGCCACGGTTCAGGTCATCCCGCACATCACCAACGAGATCAAGGACCGCATCCGTCAGGCCGCGACGTCGTCCAACGCCGATGTGGTGATCGTGGAGATCGGCGGCACGGTGGGTGACATCGAGTCGCTGCCCTTCCTTGAAGCTATTCGCCAGATGCGTAACGAGCACGGGCGTGACAAGGTGGCATTCGTGCACGTGACGCTCGTGCCCTATCTCGGGGTGGCGGGTGAGCTCAAGACCAAGACCACCCAGCACTCGGTGAACGAACTCCGCCGTATCGGCATCGAGCCCGACGTGCTGGTCCTCCGCTCCGATCGTCCTCTCGGTTCGGACCTGCGCGAGAAGATCGCCCTGTACGGCGGTATCCCGACGCAGGCCGTCATCTCGGCCGAGGACGCATCCGACATCTACATGGTGCCCCTGGCCATGGAGGCGGAGGGCCTTGACCGCGTGGTGTGCGAACGGCTCGGGCTGCCGGTCCACGACGCCGACCTCACCGACTGGCGTGCCCTCGTGGAGCGCCTTCACAGCACCACTGGAACGGTCCGCATCGCACTGGTCGGTAAGTACGTGCAGCTGCATGACGCGTATCTGTCGGTGGCCGAGGCCCTCAAGCACGGAGGGCTTGCGAACGGCGTTGACGTCGAGATCGACTGGGTGGATGCCGACGCGATCGATCTGGCTGAGCGTGTGCGGGCCGCGGACGGGGTTCTGGTGCCCGGCGGCTTCGGTGGCCGGGGCGTGGAGGGGAAAATCGAGGCCACTCGGATCGCGCGCGAGGAGTGCATTCCGTTCTTCGGCATCTGCCTCGGCATGCAGATCGCGATCATCGAGTTCGCCCGGAACGTGGCGGGCATGTACGGGGCCAACTCCACCGAGTTCGACCTCGAGACTCCGTACCCGGTCATCGATCTGCTCCCGGAACAGCGCCAGATCGAGGAACGGGGGGGGACGATGCGTCTGGGCGCCGATCCCGTGGCGCTCGTCGTGGGTACTCGCCTCCGCCGCCTCTACGGTGACGTGGACATCATTCAGGAGCGCCACCGCCATCGCTACGAGGTGAACCCCGTGCTGCGCTCGGTGCTGGAGGGACGGGGTCTCGTTACCTGTGGCTCCTCGCCCGACGGCCGCCTAGTCGAATGCATCGAACTCCCCGACCACCCGTTCTTCGTGGCCAGCCAATACCACCCGGAGTTCAAGAGTCGGCCCACGCGACCACACCCGCTCTTTCAAGCGTTCGTAGAGGCCGCCGCCGTACGCATGGGCGCGGGCGATGGCAGCGGGAGCGACCAGGTCGCCACCACAACCGCGTGA
- a CDS encoding M20/M25/M40 family metallo-hydrolase has product MTEGLSDLTRLFVRICEIPSPSGQEAAMAEAVIDELRRLGAEVTEDDAAVGVPEAGCNTIVGRFAPTTTGTPIMFCAHLDTVPLLDTVVVVQDGEYLTNRNAAILGGDDKAAVAVMLHAMDRIVAEGIPHAGIEIVFTACEEIGLRGAAYFDPSVLQAECGFVFDHTGEIGGIVTSSPTCMGMDATFRGTAAHAGIQPEMGRNAITAATHAVSRMPLGRIDAVTTANVGTVHGGSANNVVAEECTVTMEARSRDPEALGAHITTMLDACMGAATEAECDLEWAMHKHFTGYVLAEDYPPVAMARAAIEDVGITPHLVSSGGGSDVNALLLKAFPCVNLCNGMVDVHTPTERIRTRDLGTMVGVTLAIVARATA; this is encoded by the coding sequence GTGACGGAGGGCCTGTCGGACCTCACCCGGCTCTTCGTGAGGATCTGCGAGATCCCGTCACCCAGCGGACAGGAGGCGGCGATGGCCGAGGCCGTCATCGACGAATTGCGTCGCCTTGGCGCCGAGGTCACCGAGGATGACGCCGCCGTAGGGGTACCCGAGGCGGGCTGCAATACCATCGTCGGCCGGTTCGCCCCGACTACCACGGGAACGCCGATCATGTTCTGCGCCCACCTCGACACGGTCCCGCTGCTCGACACCGTGGTCGTGGTGCAGGACGGCGAGTACCTCACGAACCGGAACGCGGCAATCCTTGGCGGGGACGACAAGGCCGCAGTGGCCGTCATGTTGCACGCGATGGACCGGATCGTGGCCGAGGGGATTCCCCACGCGGGTATCGAGATCGTCTTCACCGCCTGCGAGGAGATCGGTCTGAGGGGCGCGGCCTACTTCGACCCGTCGGTGCTTCAGGCGGAATGCGGGTTCGTTTTCGACCACACGGGGGAGATCGGTGGGATCGTCACCTCGTCACCCACCTGCATGGGGATGGACGCCACGTTCCGCGGTACCGCGGCGCATGCCGGTATCCAGCCGGAGATGGGCCGCAACGCCATCACCGCTGCCACACACGCGGTGTCGCGTATGCCTCTTGGACGTATTGACGCGGTTACCACCGCAAACGTCGGGACCGTCCACGGGGGTTCCGCCAACAACGTGGTGGCCGAGGAGTGCACCGTGACCATGGAGGCCCGGTCGCGTGACCCCGAGGCCCTCGGCGCACACATCACCACCATGCTCGACGCGTGCATGGGGGCGGCCACCGAAGCGGAGTGCGACCTCGAGTGGGCGATGCACAAGCACTTCACGGGGTACGTCCTCGCGGAGGATTATCCGCCAGTGGCCATGGCCCGCGCGGCAATCGAGGACGTGGGAATCACCCCGCACCTCGTGTCGTCCGGCGGTGGGTCCGATGTCAACGCCCTGCTTCTCAAGGCCTTCCCGTGTGTCAACCTCTGCAACGGCATGGTTGACGTGCACACGCCGACAGAGCGCATCCGCACCCGCGATCTGGGGACGATGGTTGGCGTGACCCTGGCCATCGTGGCTCGCGCCACGGCGTAA
- a CDS encoding ATP-binding cassette domain-containing protein produces MTTPAVETQDLVREYRGGIRAVDGVSLTVRSGGIFGFLGPNGAGKSTMVRMLTTLLRPTSGTAVVAGHDVMAHPQAVRRRIGVALQDAAIDPYMTGRELLRLQGVLHSLPRADCRRRADTLLGRLQLDDAADRRVGTYSGGMRRRLDLALSLIHEPEVLFLDEPTTGLDPTSRVTLWEEVRRLNAEHGTTIFLTTQYLEEADQLADRVAIIDDGRIVADGSPAALKADIGHPLLTVTAGEGSTPDDIRRVLASFGEIVPGSTPHGAGVRLPGGSASMGDAVRALDDAGVHFASLDLAEPTLDDVFLSCTGRHLTTAGDETASPA; encoded by the coding sequence GTGACCACACCAGCCGTCGAAACCCAGGACCTCGTGCGCGAATACCGGGGCGGCATCCGCGCCGTGGACGGGGTCTCCCTCACCGTCCGGTCGGGCGGCATCTTCGGGTTCCTCGGTCCCAACGGAGCGGGCAAAAGCACGATGGTGCGAATGCTCACCACCCTTCTCCGCCCAACATCGGGCACCGCGGTCGTGGCCGGCCACGACGTGATGGCCCATCCTCAGGCCGTCCGCCGTCGCATCGGGGTTGCACTGCAAGACGCCGCCATCGACCCGTACATGACCGGGCGTGAACTCCTCCGCCTGCAAGGCGTGCTGCATAGCCTCCCCCGCGCCGACTGCCGGCGGCGGGCCGACACCCTGCTCGGCCGCCTCCAACTCGACGATGCCGCCGATCGGCGTGTGGGAACGTATTCCGGCGGCATGCGGCGCCGACTCGATCTCGCCCTCTCGCTGATCCACGAGCCCGAGGTGCTCTTCCTCGACGAGCCCACGACCGGGCTCGACCCCACCTCGCGGGTCACCCTCTGGGAGGAGGTCCGGCGCCTGAACGCCGAGCACGGCACCACGATCTTCCTCACCACGCAGTACCTCGAGGAGGCCGATCAACTCGCCGACCGGGTGGCGATTATCGATGACGGCCGCATCGTGGCCGATGGGAGCCCGGCGGCGCTCAAGGCGGACATCGGCCACCCTCTGCTCACCGTCACGGCGGGCGAAGGGTCAACCCCCGACGACATCCGGCGGGTACTCGCCTCCTTTGGGGAGATCGTGCCCGGCTCGACGCCGCATGGCGCTGGCGTGCGCCTCCCCGGGGGGTCGGCATCCATGGGCGACGCCGTGCGGGCGCTCGATGATGCCGGTGTGCACTTCGCATCGCTCGACCTGGCCGAGCCGACCCTCGACGACGTCTTCCTCTCCTGCACCGGGCGCCATCTCACCACGGCGGGCGACGAGACGGCCAGCCCGGCGTGA
- a CDS encoding TraR/DksA family transcriptional regulator, whose amino-acid sequence MPHREHPADRLVRLARETHDRVEARDLARDAGGSNDAHHHPAEAATDADARERQLRNVLRLKAEEERLLRLADAATRGEYGTCLDCGGAIPEARLLVIPDAERCVRCQATASGRSR is encoded by the coding sequence ATGCCTCACCGTGAGCACCCGGCGGACCGACTCGTCCGTCTTGCACGCGAAACGCATGACCGCGTGGAGGCACGCGATCTCGCTCGGGACGCCGGGGGGTCCAACGATGCGCACCACCATCCCGCCGAGGCGGCGACGGATGCCGATGCGCGTGAACGTCAGCTTCGTAACGTTCTCCGGTTGAAGGCGGAAGAGGAGCGCCTCCTCCGCTTGGCCGATGCCGCTACGCGTGGCGAGTACGGCACGTGCCTGGATTGCGGGGGGGCGATCCCCGAGGCCCGCCTGCTGGTCATCCCCGACGCCGAGCGCTGCGTCAGATGCCAAGCGACGGCGTCCGGTCGCTCGCGTTAG
- the xseA gene encoding exodeoxyribonuclease VII large subunit, whose product MSGIFPGVMSAASPRIFEVNDVVTALERVIADHTRIVRIRGEVVNLRSGRDGRMYWFRLEDTRDGMDARLDCFAWSTDVADGFVLSDGGVIEAVAQPEFSRRDGRLTIHLRRIEPAGEGELLRMIEERRRRLTAEGLFESARKRPLPFVPRCVGLITAAGSSARADVLQRIESRFAVPVVVVHAAMQGVASVREITRALAILDADERVDVILITRGGGSLQDLLPFSDEGLVRAIRAGQTPVVAGIGHEPDVTLVCLAADATGATPTAAADLVVPDRVALRERTGAMGRRLASGSRRAVERARRDLDLVGIRPGLARRHDAVLRAPRERVAVLGTMLVRSVRGITDPASRAITSLADRRVRGMDSLATAGGSRVAILAARLGGNDPERPLADGFAVVRDASGGLVTSAAAATAAGHVMLTFADDTVPADVRPKGDQ is encoded by the coding sequence ATGAGCGGCATCTTTCCGGGCGTGATGAGCGCCGCGAGCCCGCGCATCTTCGAGGTGAATGATGTGGTGACCGCGCTGGAGCGCGTCATCGCCGATCACACACGCATCGTGCGGATACGGGGTGAGGTGGTCAACCTCCGATCGGGTCGCGATGGCCGCATGTACTGGTTCCGCTTGGAGGATACGCGGGACGGTATGGACGCCCGGTTGGACTGTTTCGCGTGGTCAACGGATGTCGCGGACGGGTTCGTGCTCTCAGACGGTGGGGTCATCGAGGCGGTTGCTCAGCCGGAGTTCTCACGTCGCGATGGCCGCCTGACCATCCATCTGCGCCGCATCGAGCCCGCCGGTGAGGGCGAACTCCTGAGAATGATCGAGGAGCGCCGCCGCAGGCTCACGGCGGAGGGTCTGTTCGAGTCGGCGCGCAAGCGCCCGTTGCCGTTCGTCCCTAGGTGCGTCGGACTCATCACGGCGGCGGGGAGCTCCGCGCGCGCCGACGTTCTCCAACGTATCGAGTCACGGTTCGCGGTGCCGGTCGTCGTGGTCCACGCGGCCATGCAGGGCGTGGCGTCGGTTCGGGAGATCACGCGCGCGCTGGCGATTCTCGATGCGGATGAGCGCGTGGATGTCATCCTCATCACACGGGGTGGCGGATCACTCCAGGACCTTCTGCCGTTTAGTGACGAGGGACTGGTGCGGGCGATCCGCGCCGGACAGACACCGGTGGTTGCCGGCATCGGCCATGAGCCGGATGTGACCTTGGTCTGCCTCGCGGCCGATGCCACCGGAGCGACGCCCACCGCGGCTGCCGACCTCGTGGTGCCCGATCGTGTCGCACTGCGCGAGCGGACGGGCGCGATGGGGCGCCGTCTGGCATCGGGATCGCGCCGTGCCGTGGAACGTGCCCGGCGCGATCTGGATCTCGTCGGTATTCGCCCGGGCCTCGCGCGTCGTCACGACGCGGTTCTGCGTGCGCCCCGCGAGAGGGTCGCGGTACTCGGAACGATGCTGGTGCGATCGGTCCGCGGCATCACCGACCCTGCGTCGCGCGCGATCACGTCGCTCGCCGATCGCCGAGTGCGCGGCATGGACTCACTGGCCACCGCCGGTGGGTCCCGCGTCGCCATCCTCGCGGCCCGCCTCGGAGGAAACGACCCCGAGCGGCCGCTGGCGGACGGTTTCGCCGTGGTGCGCGACGCATCGGGCGGCCTCGTCACCTCTGCCGCCGCCGCGACAGCCGCCGGACACGTCATGCTCACGTTCGCGGACGACACCGTGCCCGCCGACGTGCGGCCGAAGGGGGATCAATGA
- the xseB gene encoding exodeoxyribonuclease VII small subunit: MSTDEDRAAVTIESVNDVPAGTSFEEAVAQLEECVDQLESGGVGLDEAVRLFRRGVALQAWCEARLATIRATIEELTIDGSSVPTVSGTDDS, from the coding sequence ATGAGCACTGATGAGGATCGTGCGGCCGTCACCATCGAGTCGGTGAACGACGTCCCGGCGGGGACATCGTTTGAGGAGGCCGTGGCCCAACTCGAGGAGTGCGTTGACCAACTCGAGTCGGGGGGCGTGGGACTTGACGAGGCCGTGCGGCTGTTCCGACGGGGTGTGGCGCTGCAGGCCTGGTGTGAGGCCCGGCTCGCGACGATCCGGGCGACGATCGAGGAACTCACCATCGACGGGAGCTCTGTCCCGACTGTGAGCGGGACGGACGACTCCTAG